The stretch of DNA TTGGATGTTTCTTGCATGACCTAGTGAAGGTGCCAGGGGGTGGTTTGTATGGGTCTCCAGCTCCTCCCCATGATAACTTCCATCAGCTTCCCAACCACTCCAAATAAACACAGAAGTAAAAACTGTGCTTACTATGCAAATGTAGCTCTCAGCCCCCTCCCCTACTGCAGTTCAGGAGCTGACACTGCACACAGTGAGGACACTAAAAGACACGCCGACTACCTGCAGACAGAGCAGAGGGATGGCGCTGGCCCCCACTCTGTCTTGAACACCACTGTATCCTCCTCTGAAACACCAcactcctccacctcctgccctCTCCCTATGAGGTTCTGTGTCTCACCACTGTCCCGAAGGGTCTGGGTCAAGTCTTCCACCAGGGCCACCGCCTCCTCACTGCTTTCAGGCCGATGCTCTTGCAGCCAAGCCTGAATTTCCTTTGGCAGCATGGTCAACATCTGCTCCTTCGTGTGTACCTCTGGCCTCAGCCAGCGCCGACAGAGCTCTCGGAGGCGGCCGAGCGCACCCTGTGGTCCCCCAGTTGCCTCCTCCTGGGGGCTGCCCTTGCTGGCACTCTGGGGAAAGGGCTCAGACTCAGGGCCATCCTCCTGCAGTACAGCTTCCTGCACCCAGGAGTCATCCTCCAGGATCATGGTGGTGACCTCTTCCTCCTGTCTATCTTCCTCTTGAGGCACCAGGACCACGGGGCTCAGTGGAGTGGTCACTCTGGGGATCTCTGCAGCCATCATCCGCAGTCCTGGGGCAATCACTTAGGCTTTAAGCCTCGACCCTCAGTCTTCTCCAGCCAGGTAAGACACTTCCCTCCTCAAATCTCAACAAGTAGTCCTgctgagaaacaaaaaagaaccatTATCAATAGTAGACTGTCCTAAAGCAATCTAACTCACAAGTGCCCAGGTCAGCTGGtcgcggtggcacgtgcctgtaagtcccagctacttgggaggctgaggctggaggatctcttaagtccaggagttctgggctgtagtgtgctatgcggATAGGGTGACCGCACTAAGTTTGGCAACAATATGGTAACCTCCCGGGAgagggggaccaccaggttgcctaaggaggggtgaaccggcccaggtcgtaatggagcaggtcaaaactcccatgctgatcagtagtgggatcgcacctgtgaatagccactgcactccagcctgggcaacaaagtgagaccccgtctctaaaaaaaaaaaaaaaaagcacaggtcagACCACCAAGTGGTCCTTACATAATCAACAGATGTTTCCTGTTCCTCTTAAAGGGAAAATGGCTTATTCCTGGAAACATCTCTCTGTGGTAAGAGAAGTTAAGAAGGCTGattgtggtgtctcacacctgtaattcccagcactttcggaggccgagttgggcagatcacctgaggtatggtgaaaccctgtctttactaaaaaatacaaaaaaaaaaaaaaaaaaaaaattgaccgggcatgatggtgggtgcctatagtctcagctacttgggagactgaggcaagagaaacttttgaacccaggaggtggtggttgcagtgagccgagattgcgccactgcacgccagcctgagtgacatgggcgacagagcaagactctgtctcagaaaaaaaaaaaaattatcccaagCACAATAAAACACAGCGTTCTTCTTTCCAAAACACCAAAGAATGAGTATCAGAAATGCAAAGTTCCTGGAAAAACCCCTGACTGCAATGCTGAGGACTCTCGTAAGTCAGTCCCGACTTGCACTGTGTGACCGAGACCTAACAAACAACTAAGTCACTCAATCTCGGCAACCACCTAATGAATACAGATAATAACACTCAAGTTTCTGTTGTTACAGGGGCATCTTAGGGACTGGCAATGGATCAGAGGTCAAAGCCCTTTGAGCTTCATTGGAAGAAAGGCAGTATCTCAATAGCATTATTACCGTACTTTAAGCATGAAGTTTAAAGCATGCCCATACTCTCCAATCCAGCCTCAGCCCCTCAGTAATTTATCTTAATAAACATCTTtgcaaaaagaaatttatttgcaAGGACACaaaaccattaaaaaacaaaaacattatctCTAATGCAAAAAAATTGAGTCCTTAAAAATCCAGCAGCTGGGGCagcgtgtggtggctcaagcctgtaatcctagtactttgggaggctgaggtgggtggatcacctgaggtcaggagttcaagaccaatctggccatcatggtgaaactccatcttttaaaaaaaattaaaaaaaaaaaaatccagcagctGGGGAATGGCTAATAAACTATGACACATCCGTAGAGTAGCATGTATCAGAAACTGGgctataggctgggtgtggtagctggaatcccagcactttgggaggccagggcaggcagaccacttgaggtccggaattcgagaccagcctggccaacatggtgaaaccccgtctctaccaaaaatacaaaaattagccaggcatggtggcgggcacctgtaatcccagcaactcaggaggctgaggtaagagaatcgcttgaacctgggagatggaggttgcagtgagccaagatcgtgttactgcactccaacctgggcgacagagtgaaactcaagtctcaaaagaaagaaacaaagaaagaaactgcgCTATAATAATGGTTACCTTTGGGTGGTCATGACAGGGAAGGGGCTCAAAGGAGCCTTCTGGGATGATGGAAATTTTGAACATCTTGATTGGCAATGGTGGCACAAGGGCAAACATATGAAATATAAGAACTGTGCATTATGCtgaatgttttcaatattttaaaaattatacaaagattattatttttttttttccttttttggagacggagtttcgctcttgttacccaggctggagtgcaatggcacgatctcggctcaccgcaacctccgcctcctgggttcaggcaattctcctgcctcagcctcctgagtagctgggactgcaggtgtgcagcaccacgcccagctaattttttgtatttttagtagaggcggggtttcaccatgttgaccaggatggcctcgatctattgacctcgtgatccacctgccttggcctcccaaagtgctgggattacaggcttgagccaccacacccggcctacacAAAGATCATTAATcattaatgatttaaaataatcctTTTGACATGAAaataatggataaacaaaatcaGCAGGGCAGAAAAACCATAGACATAGTAAGTCCCCAATTCCCTTTAAAAACGAACTCATcgctgggctcagtggttcatgcctgtaatcccaaaactttgtgagatgaggtgggcggatcatctccggtcgggagttcgagaccagcttgaccaacatagagaaacctgtctttactaaaaacccaaaattagccaggcgtggtggcacatgcctataatccagctactcaggaggctgaggcagaagaatcacttgaacccaggaggtggaagttgtggtgagtggaagtcactccatcgcactccagcctgggcaacaagagcgaaactccgtctcaaaaaataaaaattaactcacagGGAAAAAGAACAGGGCGGCAGCTACAAAATACTG from Callithrix jacchus isolate 240 chromosome 6, calJac240_pri, whole genome shotgun sequence encodes:
- the ZSCAN2 gene encoding zinc finger and SCAN domain-containing protein 2 isoform X3, translated to MMAAEIPRVTTPLSPVVLVPQEEDRQEEEVTTMILEDDSWVQEAVLQEDGPESEPFPQSASKGSPQEEATGGPQGALGRLRELCRRWLRPEVHTKEQMLTMLPKEIQAWLQEHRPESSEEAVALVEDLTQTLRDSEFQEKFPLSDS
- the ZSCAN2 gene encoding zinc finger and SCAN domain-containing protein 2 isoform X2, translated to MMAAEIPRVTTPLSPVVLVPQEEDRQEEEVTTMILEDDSWVQEAVLQEDGPESEPFPQSASKGSPQEEATGGPQGALGRLRELCRRWLRPEVHTKEQMLTMLPKEIQAWLQEHRPESSEEAVALVEDLTQTLRDSETASCIHGCPA